In Desulfobacter hydrogenophilus, the genomic stretch AAGCATTCTCAAGAATAGTACAATAATCACGGCTATGCCATTTGAAATGGCCACATCAAATAAACCATTCAAGGCAAGTCAAAATCGCACATTCCAAACGCCTCTCACCGTAGCAATTGATCACTTGCCTCCTCAAACAACGGTACCGGATCTACCAACTGGCCCTGTACAGATATGGACAGGTGCAGATGAGGCCCCGTGGCCCGTCCCGTAGAACCAGATCGACCGATAATCTCTCCCTTTTTTACAATATCCCCCTGGGACACGTCGAATCTACTCAGGTGAAAGTAAAGGGAAACAACACCGTTACCATGGTCTATATACATGGAGTTGCCGGCATAATAGTGGGATTCAGCCAAAAGGACCCTGCCGTCTGCCACCGCTTCTACAGCGGTTCCCCTGGGTGCCCTGAAATCCACTCCCCGGTGGGGATTTTTGGGTTTGCCATTCAACACGCGTCGCAGACCATAAACACTGGTGTATTTTCCCTCCACCGGCCGGTGAAAGGGCAGTCGCCACAACCGCTGATCTGACCAGGTATTTTTGGCCTTCTGGGTCCGAGTCCTTTCCGCCTTTATTCGCTCAAGTTCAACAGTGGGCGGCGTCACCATTTTTGACGGCAGACTCAGCGCCTGACGAGGATATGTTCGGCCAACAATAAGCACTGACCGTTGCCAAACGCTCTCTTTTCCTCCTGCCCAAGCCCGGATCAAAAGTTCCTGGCGACCCGGCTTAATGGTAAGGACATCTGTACCCAACATGGCAATCGCCACATGCCGTCCGTTCCACTGGGAAACTGACGGTACAAACTCCCGATCCATCCAACGAACAAGAATCCTGTCAAAGACCTGGACTGATGTCAGCCGAACAAGAAAAGGCTGCCCCATGCCCACCTGTTTTGGATAGGCGAGGACCATGGCCTCTTTGTTTTCAATGTTGGTTTCTGCCAGGCTGACAGCAGTTATCATAAGGCATGTAAATAACACAGCGGTGCATGATCTGATACGCAATGTGAAAGTTCCTATTTCATCAGTTTTAAAAATTTAAATCCGATTCATTTTAGCTGTTAAAATCTCCATCAAGGGTCAATAGCAGATCTCTTTTCCTGGTTTTATACCTTATTTTTATCTTGCTTGCACTCCATATTAGGCGTCTCCTTTCAACCCTATTTCAACGGCTACCTCACGCATTCCCATGATCGTATCCGTAATCAGTTCGCCCAATTCAACCCCCAACATATCGGCGCCTTTCTGGATAATTGATCGATCAACGCCAATACTTAACATAACCTTCATTCGCCAAACAAGCCCCTGCAACGACCGACGTAG encodes the following:
- a CDS encoding M23 family metallopeptidase — translated: MRIRSCTAVLFTCLMITAVSLAETNIENKEAMVLAYPKQVGMGQPFLVRLTSVQVFDRILVRWMDREFVPSVSQWNGRHVAIAMLGTDVLTIKPGRQELLIRAWAGGKESVWQRSVLIVGRTYPRQALSLPSKMVTPPTVELERIKAERTRTQKAKNTWSDQRLWRLPFHRPVEGKYTSVYGLRRVLNGKPKNPHRGVDFRAPRGTAVEAVADGRVLLAESHYYAGNSMYIDHGNGVVSLYFHLSRFDVSQGDIVKKGEIIGRSGSTGRATGPHLHLSISVQGQLVDPVPLFEEASDQLLR